CAACATATCCAGGCTAAATAAGACAAAGGTGGTAATTATCAGCAAATAGACGACAGTTTTATATCCAGGCTAAATAAGACAAAGGTGGTAATTATCAGCAAATAGACGACAGTTTTATATCTTTTCAACAAATACACTTGTAACTTAATAGGAAACAACAGGAAAGCCTATCTGACGGGGAAATTGCAAGCTATAGTAAATCTTTGAAAACAGTCAGTCAAAAGTCAGGTATACTAAGGCATATAAGACTAGGTAAGGATTTTAGGCGTCACACGTCGGGATTACGTCGTTTTTTTTACAAGCAGGTGGAAATTGGGTAATGCGAAAGCATGCTGTTATGCTTAtgcgaaaaacaaaataaagcttAAAGTATGATTTCGGGGGTCATGTTTCACACAGACAGTCTGTAATTAGTAGTAGGAAAATGAAACTCGTTTTTTTAGTTAGAACCTGGTGGAATAGAAACATTtgggtttttttttacatgGAACTCTATGAAGATATAACGTATATCAATTTGACTACTAACCATTACGTTGGGAGGGGTGGGCACGTTAATTATACCCGCTGCTTGcttctgttgtaaatacgttATAAAGCCAGTCTTTAGTGCACGTGTTTGTGCATGTACATCCAGTGGATCTCGACCACAGGGAAGGGCCAATAACATGCAATGCTCTTTTGGTTGCTAGAAAAGAAGTTAACGTAACTCGCATGATCACAAAATACATTAAACCGGGTTATATtatttcctgactttttctagTTGTTGTATTCACAAAAATAAAGGTAGAAAATAATTACAGAAATTCTCTTGTCAACTCCTTCAAGTTGTGACGGTTCGAGCTTCATTCGTTGAGATATACGCAATGGAGGCGGCACTTCGTTTGGTTGCGCAGCTCGTGGTAATGATGCTTCAGCTATTCGTACGGAAcctgataaaagaaaaaaactttgctaatatcagtttaaaaaatgtaaacatgtcGTATAATAAATGTACtgcagtggaatctctctatctcgaactcgcaagggtccaaaaaatttgttcgagatagagagttagagataaagaaaggaaaataccttAGGCGGACGAcaaagggaccgagactttagTTCGAGATAGAGCGAAGTTCGAGATAGGgagtagtcgagatagagattccactgtactaATTTGTttgttcaaatattttaaatacccCACCTGAAAGAAAATGCATTTGAACAGCAGCAGTGTCGTTTTTTAAACCCAACAGACCTTGCCACATCACCGGAAATCTTCGCAATAAATCAAGTAACGTGTCAGTACTTTGTCCACCGCCACTGCCTCCACTGCTGACAATTTCACCTTGATGTGGTCCATTGTTTCGATTAGATGATTGATCTCTACTATCTTTCCCAGGTGGTGGTGGAGGAGGTGATAATCTTCTTGAAGACCTCTCCAGTCCTCGTCTATCATATTGTGGTGATCTATGACCGGGGCTACGTCCACGCCTTCGATCATACGAGTTTTCACGTTTACTGTAAGGTGATCTGGATCGGGATCTTACGCCTATACCAGATGGCTTGCTTTGATCTAATCGATCCTTTGCAAGTGATCTGAATGACGGTGGAGGACTTCTTCTGTTTTCTGGGTACTTGCTACGAGCATATTCTCGTTCCCTGTAGCTTTCTCGGCTTCTCTCACGCGAACGATCGTGACGATAGTCATTGTAAGACTTTTCGCTGCGTCCTTCTGCACGATATGCTTTTGGCTCTCGGTTTTTCGCATCACGTTCCACGGGTGGTAGCGAACTACGCTTATCATCTTTACTATTTGTCCGATACACGCGCTGTTTAGATTTATCTTCTTCATCTGAACTGTCATCACTATCTTCGCTCTCGGATGAAGATGAGGAGGATGAGGATGACGAGTCGGAGGAATCTTTCATAGAAGTTGTTGCTGGAGCTTTCTCCAAAGGTACGGTAACTTCCTTTGATGGAGATAAAGACTTCGCTTCGTTGCCAGACATTTCATTTGGTTTTATATCAGAAGCCGAAGGTTTCGCCTCAGAACACTGCTTTTCCTGTGCATTATCTTCCGAAATTTTATCTACAACTGGTTTTGATTCGTCCTCTGTCGATTCTGTTTTAACGTCTCCATTCACGTGTTCAACTTTCACAGTTTTCTCTTCAACAATTCCTTCGCCTTCACTAATTTCTTCAGTTTTTGGCTTAACCAGTTCGAATTCTTCCACAGGTAAAGACGCTGTTTCGTCAGGAGTATTCCCCGTCTCTTCCGCCTTAATTTCTAGATGGGCTTTGTGTTCAATCGTACCGGGAAGGGGAGTTTCAGAAGGCTGATCAGCTTTTTCGGATTTTACTTCAGAGTTCACAGCGTTTGCTGTATCCTCCATGCTCTGCAgcttttttagttttctttccTTCTTCTCGGCTTTCTTACGAGCCTTTTCCGCCTTTTccgctttctttttttcttttttttccttttttagttCGGACTTCGTTTTCGGAGCTTCCGGAAGAGCAGCAGGCTCCTCTTCCTGTTCGTTTATGCTGTATCCAAGATCAAAAGTGCCTTGTGTGGCTTTTACCTTCTTCTGTTTctcctttttctcttttttcttcttcttctctttctttttggATGGTTCCTCTGAGACTTGTGGCTCAGCTATGcttctttttctcttctttctcttttctttttcaacCCTTACAGGTTTACCACCGCTATAAAAACCTGAACTGCTTACAGGACTGATCGATTCACGCGATATGCGTCTTTTAGGTGAAATACTCTCCCGTGACAAGGGTGAGTGACTCCTTTGAATATCTTTATATTTATCTCGTCCGTACGAGTAATCGCGTTTAGTAGCGTATTTATCATCCCGATAATCTCCATAATCTTTTTCACGTTGCACGTAAGTTGGTGCATCATACGTACGTGCGCCATATACTCCTCGGGGATGGAACGGACCGCCACGTGCAACATTCTGAAAATTCATATGTGCATCTGGTGGTGTGGGTGATGGTTCTAGTTGACGACGATCAAGTAAACCATTTTTTTCCATGCGGCTGTAAAATCCATCGCGACAAGCAGGACTAGCATAATCGACCTTAACATGAAACACAATATAACTTGACGTAAGGTCACCTGCTGGATATAATTCTCACTGACTGTAAATCCTGTCAATACTACAAAGCTTTTAAAAACCTGTAGCATTTAAAAACCTGTAGCATTTACTAAGATTAGAAAACCTCGCCGTTCAGAGCACTCGTGTATTTCAGAATATTACGCAAatggaaaatttattaaaaattcatTAAAGAAGTTGAACCCTATTAAAGTTGGGAAAGAAGTACACAGATAAGATAATTTGGCACAATTTAATTCAGCgaataacataaaaaagaaaaagaaatttgttaaaacCAGAAATAATTTtagctgaattttttttaattttattttcaaaagaaaaacgCATAAGTTTGAACAAACTAGGCAAAACTTCTTTCTTAAAAATCTCGTGTCGTCCACATTTGGACAAAATCGAGTTAAATGAGTGCAAATAATACAAACATGAATTATAGTACGCCAAAATTAGCAAATATATACTAACCGCAAGTCTTTTTCCGAGAAACAATTTGCCATGCATCTCAGCGAAGGCTCGTGTACAAGACTCGATAGTTTCAAACCTCACCAGAGCTTGACCGAACTTCTTATCGAGAAGACATCTCTGCACATAGCCGAATGGATGAAAAGCTTTAGAAATTTGGCTTTCTGAAGCGTTTGATTGAAGATTACCGACCCATAAAGAATTTGTTGGTGTACCACGTCCGTAGCCAACCTAAAGCAAAGTGCAAATAACTCCATGCCACACACAAGTACATATCTAACACAGGCAGCCAGGGTAGCCACtaaaacaaatgtaaaaattatatacCATAACATACCTTAACTCTATTTTCACCTATGTATTGACGATCCATTTTTCTTTTTGCCAACATGGCACCATTTATATCGATGTATTGTACAAACGAGTATGTCGTCACACCTGTTTGCATTTTCTTTATGTCCACATCCTAGCgagataaaaaacatttaatttgaTTAGAAACATATGTCAAATACAAGAAGTTTCCATACTACTTACTTTACTAAAAATTGGATGTTTAAAGAGCTTAACGCAATGAAATTCAGTCGCAGGCAAAAAGGctagtcattaaaaaaaaacaacatctaCAGCCATACCACAACATCACCAAATCTTTCAAATATATTACGCAGTTCTCCATGCATCATAGTTTTCTCAAGGTTACCAACAAACACAGTTCTCGTTGCATGTGGATCAAAGCTTAGTTCTTCCTGCATACTTCGACGAGACCGGTGTCCTGCATCAAAACAACATTATACATAGTGCACCACTGTATAAGACAATTGAGAAAAAATCATATCAAAACAGTCTGTTTTAGCGAATTGTTAACAAACTTTGATAAGTGTTACAATGTGTGCATTTACAAATTTTACAAGTTCTTACTTAAATATTATTTGATAGAAACAGACTTTTGCTTTGGAAAACTGCTTCGTGTTAGCATGGATTATCAACACCTGCGTCAAAACATGTTGAGACAAGACAGGTAATTTGTCACCATTAAGTAATTGCATAGGTTATTTCTATATCAgatttacgcattttaaacttgtaaaatttttaaGGCTGTCCGCCTAGCCTAGGTGTGTGCTAAAGTACCGAATTTGCTTCCTGACGGCTGTAGATCATTCACCGTTTGACGCTTTTGTTCATACTTGAAAAAACGCGTTTggcgtaaatttttttttgaagattGTAGAAGCTGCAGTTGCTTAAAGAAAACTTCCCAATGTTTATTATCATCTTTTTTATTGCACAACACGAAGTACTGTGAACTGTGAAAGTTCCTGATTCACATCAACTGAGCATAAAAATCACACCACAAACCTTTTAATAACACTTTAATCTCTTGACCAAGGAAAAGTTTCCCTGAGCTATGACATGCTTCTTCTGCTTCATCCGTTCTAAATAAATTAAGCACAcaacaaaatgttatttcatgtgtGGATAGCTTTTATGCTACGGTTTTTATCATAAGGTTACATTGGAAAACCAAATTCTTCATCCAGAGGGAATGTTCTGTCTTAGTTAACTGAGTCATCAGTCTCTAGCATCATAAAGAAACTTACTTCATAAATTTAACATAGGCATGCCTGTCCAGACCTTCCCCTTTGATATTAATGTTTAGGATTTCTCCATATTTCTTAAATTCATGGTACAACTCCTCTTCTAAATTGGAATCTAGAGAAAAGATAATATTTTATTGGACGAAACTTACAcagattttaaaagttttaaaataaaaactgttaAAGTTTATCCAATGATTTAGAaatgcatttaaaattttatccatAATCATTTTTCCAAAACAATAGTCACCTTGTGACTCATGAAGTTGTTTGTTACCTATTAAAAAGGTTGAGATAGTGAGCATAAAGACAGCTTCTTGCTGTTCCTTAGCTCTCAGCTTGCACATGATACAatgatttcaaaaaaaaaattgattgttaCATGAGTTTGTTTTGGGTTTTTTGGTTGGGTTAATGGAAGTGTAAAAACTATCTAAGAAAAACACGTACCAGGTGTTCGAGAAGACAAATTCTTCACCAAAACTGTTGCGCGGttgctattttttttactgtcaTCTGAATCACTGGAATATTCGCCAACACGAGATCTACTTTTTGGACTTGGCTCTCCATCAGAAAAACTTCCACGTGAAGCTAAAATTGGAGAATTACATAAATCATGAAAACGAAATGACAACATAAGAATTGGCAAAAGCGTAAAAGCTGTGAAAAACGTGTACTCCTGTTTTATGAACCAGCAAAACATTGTCAtggtaaaaattgcaaaaatttacCATTTATACAGCTAATGCTAAATACTTCAGCTATTTATTACTAAAAAAGTCGTCTTTGTTTGAGATAATAATGGTAAAATAACTGTGAGTAAAATTTGCACAAAAAAATATGTCcctattttaaccaaaaatttatTGTGCAAAATTATATGCATTCTGCATTCCTAATCTTCACACCTCCACATACAAAATAAACGGAATAGTGAGTGCCATTTAAAGATATAAAtcacatatttaaaaatttattttgtttacacaGATACAGAATATAGAGATTGTCAAAGAATTTTCATATGTTTCAGTTAATCTTAGTTGTTATGCTTAATGACGCTTCatggttttaaaatattaaaagttgtcGAACTTTTAATTCCTAAGATGAAACACACAAAATATAGCATGCTCAGTCTTTGTAATTCAAATTTTTCCATATccacaaaaatatgttatttgcCTAGCATGGTTTATTACCATGTTGGCATTGTTAGAAGGGTTTTAAACTTCCTTATTAGATTAAAAGTAGGTGCATGTATAAACCTTTATGGAATGAAAAACCCTTAAAAAAGGAAGTTATAGTTAAGAAAAACTAATTAAATCTCTTTAATATTCGTACGTCTATTCGTCTTTTTTGttatggaaacacgaaatgcgatatataaaggacgggcaacccTGTGAATTTTTCCATGGGTTAAAGACTAATACAGAAAGTAATAGTCAAAGAAAAAAGCCTTAAAGCCACCTTACATGACATTGTAATGAATCAACATTGCATTGCAATGAATCACACACTACAACATGTTCTAGGCATGTGGGTGCACATGGACAGGCCTGTGAGTGCATACCTCTTACGGAATAACCATTCCATAAGAGGTATGCACTCACAGTAATATTGGGCTTTGTGTACAGTTTGTGATTcagtttaaaattatattatgcataatctattttaaaatacctgtatacgtctgtcggTAGCGAGATGTATACACAATGCGGTatagcgaacccgtggatttttccaagggCTACCAACTAGTTATATGAATTTTACCTGGACTTCTGCCCCTTTCTCTTCTCGGCTGATATGTAGGAGGTGGCCTACGATCATCTCTTGAGTACATTGCACGATAGGGCGCAGCATGAATTACATGGTCTGCTGGAGGAGGTGCAGCATAGATTACCACAGGTTGTCCTCGATATTCCATCCTAAATGACAATTGTTTCAATCAATActtttattaaaactttttcacTATAGTGATTTTTGCAACACAATTTTAAGAAAATCAATGTAccagtttatttgttttctaataatttttcattctaaactttacagtttttttaaggaaatctTTCAAGGAAAATTGTTTCTGCATTGCATTAAGGGACTTGATTTTAATAACATAACACAAACTTGTTTGTTTCGTTTCtaatatgtatattttttagtCGTCTGAGATATTTGCTTGATATAATAGTATATCCTTTTATGCATTTCATGAATAGTGAAATTCTATTATCTTTAACagtcaattatatatataaaaaattgcagACAAGTACTTTCAGAAAcattgcaaaaaatatataaagaaattgGGAAGAATTAATCATGTATAATATCCATAAAGTTGTGCAATTAGGGCAGCGTAGACTTAATGAGAAGAAAGCTTACCTTCGCCACAGAGCTTTTAATCATTTTTAAGACTGACTAAGAGAACTACATAATAGCATATCCACAATCCATTTTTAATAGCTTTCGGATTTTAATGGACCAATTATGTATATAACAAATTCTCTTGGATTTTAGGTTTATGTAGCAAATTTTCTACTGCACTTCATGTTTTTCGCAACCCTCAAATATAACTAGCATTGGAAAAAATCCTAAAACAAACAGTCCAACAGATGTCGTTTCTGGGCAAATAAAAATGTGTGCAGGTAACATGATatgtaaagtaaataaaaacaaaaattcaacaATATAATCAAGATGTATTTAGTTAAACCATGCAATAACCAAATAAGTAAGTAATTTGTGCAACTTCTTTATACATGTATTGCCAAATTTTAACACAATTGCAAATATCAAGAACAGCAACCGCATTAGACCATTAAATAAGTTCCAGAAACCTTAAACTCCAACTAAGCATTTTGCTATGCAACTTCCACTACATAACATGTCTAAAGTACCATCCAAGCCAActaataaagcctttatatTCAGCCAAAATCTTCAGTTTTTCTTCCAAATGTACTCTCTTCAAACTCCAAACTTACCtcaatttatattatatatatctcCATCAAAGTGTGTATTACCAACACAAAGCTTAGTATACAATACCACATTACAAAATCTTGAAACACCATGGATACTTACCCAGCAGGTGGATAACCACCATGTATACGGTGCATGGACTGTCCTCCTCTGCCATAGTCTGGAGTTTTACCTGGTTCATTATAATTTGTACGGAGATCTCGTTCACCCATTCGGTTAGGTGCTTCATTAGCTTTTGTAGCTGAACGAATGTCAacaaaatctacaaaggcagCTCTTCCACCATCTGGACTTGTTTTCGGCAGCAACTTTACCTTTTCAACTCGACCATAcctttattaacaaaaacaattttcttttttaatcactttcatagctagctagcaagctgGAGTTTAAATTGAAAgtaaaaaggcaaaaaataaaacttttattagCTACTGTGTTACTGCAAACATCTATTCTGTTATACAGGTTAACATAAAGCCATATTACACAATTTTGCAAGTTTTTAATGGACAGTCAGCTCGCCAG
The genomic region above belongs to Hydractinia symbiolongicarpus strain clone_291-10 chromosome 4, HSymV2.1, whole genome shotgun sequence and contains:
- the LOC130641089 gene encoding msx2-interacting protein-like isoform X2, with protein sequence MEYRGQPVVIYAAPPPADHVIHAAPYRAMYSRDDRRPPPTYQPRRERGRSPASRGSFSDGEPSPKSRSRVGEYSSDSDDSKKNSNRATVLVKNLSSRTPDSNLEEELYHEFKKYGEILNINIKGEGLDRHAYVKFMKTDEAEEACHSSGKLFLGQEIKVLLKGHRSRRSMQEELSFDPHATRTVFVGNLEKTMMHGELRNIFERFGDVVDVDIKKMQTGVTTYSFVQYIDINGAMLAKRKMDRQYIGENRVKVGYGRGTPTNSLWVGNLQSNASESQISKAFHPFGYVQRCLLDKKFGQALVRFETIESCTRAFAEMHGKLFLGKRLAVDYASPACRDGFYSRMEKNGLLDRRQLEPSPTPPDAHMNFQNVARGGPFHPRGVYGARTYDAPTYVQREKDYGDYRDDKYATKRDYSYGRDKYKDIQRSHSPLSRESISPKRRISRESISPVSSSGFYSGGKPVRVEKEKRKKRKRSIAEPQVSEEPSKKKEKKKKKEKKEKQKKVKATQGTFDLGYSINEQEEEPAALPEAPKTKSELKKEKKEKKKAEKAEKARKKAEKKERKLKKLQSMEDTANAVNSEVKSEKADQPSETPLPGTIEHKAHLEIKAEETGNTPDETASLPVEEFELVKPKTEEISEGEGIVEEKTVKVEHVNGDVKTESTEDESKPVVDKISEDNAQEKQCSEAKPSASDIKPNEMSGNEAKSLSPSKEVTVPLEKAPATTSMKDSSDSSSSSSSSSSESEDSDDSSDEEDKSKQRVYRTNSKDDKRSSLPPVERDAKNREPKAYRAEGRSEKSYNDYRHDRSRERSRESYREREYARSKYPENRRSPPPSFRSLAKDRLDQSKPSGIGVRSRSRSPYSKRENSYDRRRGRSPGHRSPQYDRRGLERSSRRLSPPPPPPGKDSRDQSSNRNNGPHQGEIVSSGGSGGGQSTDTLLDLLRRFPVMWQGLLGLKNDTAAVQMHFLSGSVRIAEASLPRAAQPNEVPPPLRISQRMKLEPSQLEGVDKRISQPKEHCMLLALPCGRDPLDVHAQTRALKTGFITYLQQKQAAGIINVPTPPNVMPGYVVHIFPPCDFAQRHLAHVAPDLLDSAADSGHLMVLITPA
- the LOC130641089 gene encoding msx2-interacting protein-like isoform X1: MVRESRHLWVGNLPENAREEQIQDYFSRYGRVEKVKLLPKTSPDGGRAAFVDFVDIRSATKANEAPNRMGERDLRTNYNEPGKTPDYGRGGQSMHRIHGGYPPAGMEYRGQPVVIYAAPPPADHVIHAAPYRAMYSRDDRRPPPTYQPRRERGRSPASRGSFSDGEPSPKSRSRVGEYSSDSDDSKKNSNRATVLVKNLSSRTPDSNLEEELYHEFKKYGEILNINIKGEGLDRHAYVKFMKTDEAEEACHSSGKLFLGQEIKVLLKGHRSRRSMQEELSFDPHATRTVFVGNLEKTMMHGELRNIFERFGDVVDVDIKKMQTGVTTYSFVQYIDINGAMLAKRKMDRQYIGENRVKVGYGRGTPTNSLWVGNLQSNASESQISKAFHPFGYVQRCLLDKKFGQALVRFETIESCTRAFAEMHGKLFLGKRLAVDYASPACRDGFYSRMEKNGLLDRRQLEPSPTPPDAHMNFQNVARGGPFHPRGVYGARTYDAPTYVQREKDYGDYRDDKYATKRDYSYGRDKYKDIQRSHSPLSRESISPKRRISRESISPVSSSGFYSGGKPVRVEKEKRKKRKRSIAEPQVSEEPSKKKEKKKKKEKKEKQKKVKATQGTFDLGYSINEQEEEPAALPEAPKTKSELKKEKKEKKKAEKAEKARKKAEKKERKLKKLQSMEDTANAVNSEVKSEKADQPSETPLPGTIEHKAHLEIKAEETGNTPDETASLPVEEFELVKPKTEEISEGEGIVEEKTVKVEHVNGDVKTESTEDESKPVVDKISEDNAQEKQCSEAKPSASDIKPNEMSGNEAKSLSPSKEVTVPLEKAPATTSMKDSSDSSSSSSSSSSESEDSDDSSDEEDKSKQRVYRTNSKDDKRSSLPPVERDAKNREPKAYRAEGRSEKSYNDYRHDRSRERSRESYREREYARSKYPENRRSPPPSFRSLAKDRLDQSKPSGIGVRSRSRSPYSKRENSYDRRRGRSPGHRSPQYDRRGLERSSRRLSPPPPPPGKDSRDQSSNRNNGPHQGEIVSSGGSGGGQSTDTLLDLLRRFPVMWQGLLGLKNDTAAVQMHFLSGSVRIAEASLPRAAQPNEVPPPLRISQRMKLEPSQLEGVDKRISQPKEHCMLLALPCGRDPLDVHAQTRALKTGFITYLQQKQAAGIINVPTPPNVMPGYVVHIFPPCDFAQRHLAHVAPDLLDSAADSGHLMVLITPA